From Paenibacillus sp. GP183, the proteins below share one genomic window:
- a CDS encoding Gfo/Idh/MocA family oxidoreductase, producing MPKAQCVAFCGLLSENIAKIRKLVESGAIGDVRFVTTTLLRKPLVGEELPWRVQPEIAGGGLFFDLASHTLDFF from the coding sequence ATGCCAAAAGCACAATGTGTCGCTTTTTGTGGCTTACTATCGGAGAACATTGCCAAGATTCGTAAATTAGTGGAGAGTGGGGCGATCGGCGATGTCCGTTTCGTTACCACCACCCTGCTGCGCAAACCGTTGGTTGGCGAAGAATTGCCATGGAGAGTTCAACCGGAAATAGCCGGAGGAGGACTGTTTTTTGACTTGGCAAGCCATACGCTGGATTTTTTTTGA
- a CDS encoding NAD(P)-dependent oxidoreductase encodes MNETIGFIGLGNLGLPMATNLLNAGYSLTVYNRTASKAASLVAQGARLASQPVEAVTAGGIIATILWDDASVESIVMSDGFLEKLGTGGVHISMSTVSPDTSRKLAALHAEHGSILVEAPIFGVPQAAVARQLSIPMAGPQKAKECVRPILEAMGGLNIFDFDEEVGAANQVKLVGNFMITSAVYTIREALAMVEKNGGDPKAVIDMLTQTLFNAPIYKRYGQMVVDKEDHLFTQNKIPLKDVGIFKKTSQHVESPTPMSSLLYDLLSSEQGQG; translated from the coding sequence ATGAATGAAACTATCGGATTCATCGGACTTGGCAATTTAGGATTACCTATGGCTACCAATCTCCTTAATGCCGGATATTCTCTCACGGTGTACAACCGAACTGCGAGTAAAGCAGCATCTCTAGTTGCTCAGGGCGCACGGCTGGCGTCCCAGCCGGTTGAGGCTGTAACGGCCGGAGGAATTATCGCAACTATTTTGTGGGATGATGCATCTGTGGAAAGCATCGTCATGAGCGATGGCTTTTTAGAGAAGCTTGGTACGGGTGGTGTTCACATCTCGATGAGCACGGTATCGCCAGATACATCAAGGAAGCTTGCAGCTCTTCACGCAGAGCATGGGAGTATCCTGGTGGAAGCGCCAATCTTCGGAGTCCCACAGGCAGCGGTCGCCCGTCAACTCTCCATCCCCATGGCGGGACCGCAGAAGGCCAAGGAATGCGTTAGACCGATTCTAGAAGCGATGGGAGGATTGAATATTTTCGACTTCGATGAAGAAGTGGGCGCAGCAAATCAAGTTAAGCTCGTGGGAAACTTCATGATTACTTCAGCCGTGTACACAATTAGAGAAGCCCTCGCGATGGTCGAGAAGAATGGGGGCGATCCCAAAGCCGTGATTGATATGCTAACCCAAACGCTGTTTAACGCTCCTATCTATAAGAGATATGGCCAGATGGTTGTCGACAAAGAGGATCATCTCTTCACACAAAACAAGATCCCGCTGAAGGATGTGGGCATCTTTAAAAAAACATCACAACACGTGGAGTCTCCCACTCCTATGTCAAGTCTATTGTACGACCTATTGAGTAGCGAGCAAGGACAAGGCTAA
- a CDS encoding MerR family transcriptional regulator yields the protein MKDRMRIGDLTERARVTHRTVRYYESIGLIPSDEREGNSQHYYTEETVARLRKIDQLKKLGLSLEEIRDVIDFYFIDPSGVQPKQKVLAILRQHLAEADQKIDGLQQFRTDLQANIERFERWFKEKEQH from the coding sequence ATGAAAGACCGCATGCGCATAGGTGATTTAACCGAACGAGCCAGGGTAACTCACCGCACGGTTCGATATTACGAGAGTATAGGACTGATACCTTCAGATGAGCGTGAAGGCAACAGCCAGCACTACTACACAGAAGAGACGGTTGCCCGCCTCCGAAAAATTGACCAATTAAAGAAGCTTGGACTTAGTCTGGAAGAAATAAGAGACGTTATTGATTTCTATTTCATTGACCCAAGTGGTGTACAACCTAAACAGAAAGTCCTCGCTATCCTGCGGCAGCATCTCGCAGAGGCTGACCAGAAGATCGATGGGTTACAGCAATTCCGGACTGATTTACAGGCCAACATCGAACGCTTCGAGCGCTGGTTCAAGGAAAAAGAACAGCATTAA
- a CDS encoding MFS transporter produces the protein MLCFAVLLMNASALGDRFGRRQMFAAGIAVFITASAACALADSLGWLIVFRAIQGVGAALIMPLSVALLSTAFPPEQRAKAMGIFSGILGLAVLAGPVVGGAITEGVAWQWIFWINVPIGLFLLATLWSRIGESHGPNSALDLRGLLFATCGVLRLVWGLIRIASETWYSWEVILPLALGFIFMLMFVDWGFRTLNPMLPMRMFRSRSFSMGNAASFLLYTSLISALFFIAQYLQIAQGYSPMGAGLRMLPWTATVFVVAPVAGNLVKRIGEKPLVVCGLFMHSLGMFWIGLIAAPDTAYTAFIAPMIISGCGLSMAQPSTMSVVIGSVSPNEIGKASGVFNTLRQLGSLFGIAILAIVFTANGDYASAQSFTDGFVPAILASGVLSLIGALAGIRLPVTKRKIEMKLDDVTSVKPV, from the coding sequence ATTCTCTGCTTCGCGGTACTTTTAATGAACGCCTCGGCGCTTGGTGACCGATTCGGAAGGCGACAAATGTTTGCGGCAGGCATTGCTGTGTTTATTACTGCATCCGCAGCTTGCGCTCTGGCAGACAGTTTGGGATGGCTGATCGTCTTCCGGGCGATTCAGGGTGTTGGGGCGGCGTTGATCATGCCGTTGTCCGTCGCTCTCCTAAGCACCGCATTCCCGCCCGAGCAGCGGGCGAAGGCGATGGGCATATTCAGCGGAATCCTTGGGCTGGCTGTTCTCGCCGGACCCGTTGTGGGCGGCGCGATCACCGAGGGGGTTGCATGGCAATGGATATTCTGGATTAATGTCCCCATCGGACTCTTCCTGCTTGCTACGTTATGGAGTCGAATAGGAGAGAGCCATGGCCCGAATAGCGCGCTTGATTTAAGAGGTCTCCTATTCGCAACCTGCGGTGTACTCAGGCTGGTTTGGGGATTGATTCGAATCGCTAGTGAGACTTGGTATAGCTGGGAAGTCATACTGCCGCTGGCGCTTGGCTTTATCTTCATGCTGATGTTTGTTGACTGGGGGTTTCGGACCCTTAATCCCATGCTGCCCATGCGAATGTTTCGTTCCCGTTCCTTCTCCATGGGCAATGCAGCGAGCTTTCTGCTTTACACATCGCTCATCAGCGCTTTGTTCTTCATCGCCCAATATTTGCAAATCGCGCAGGGTTACAGCCCAATGGGCGCGGGTCTGAGAATGCTGCCTTGGACCGCAACCGTATTTGTTGTCGCGCCGGTCGCCGGCAATCTGGTCAAACGTATAGGCGAAAAGCCCCTCGTTGTCTGCGGGCTCTTCATGCATTCGCTCGGGATGTTCTGGATCGGGCTGATCGCAGCCCCGGACACCGCATATACTGCCTTCATTGCGCCGATGATCATCAGCGGGTGCGGATTATCCATGGCACAGCCGTCAACGATGAGTGTTGTTATCGGATCAGTCTCACCGAACGAAATCGGCAAAGCATCTGGAGTTTTCAATACGCTACGGCAGCTCGGAAGCTTATTTGGCATCGCGATCCTCGCCATCGTTTTCACTGCAAACGGCGACTACGCCTCTGCCCAATCGTTCACCGACGGATTCGTTCCGGCGATTCTCGCCTCCGGCGTTCTATCACTGATAGGTGCACTGGCGGGAATACGTTTGCCTGTGACAAAACGTAAAATTGAAATGAAACTTGATGACGTAACCAGCGTGAAGCCTGTGTGA
- a CDS encoding DUF6596 domain-containing protein has product MLQSVLGLDAARIASAFVVKPAAMGQRLTRAKAKLKSDDIIFDLPGKDEWPERLEAVLEAVYAAYGSGWDDVAGVDPRRKGMAEEAIFMGRLILRFMPGEPEALGLMALMLHCEARRHVRRNEAGDYVPITEQDYSRWSITMIEEAEHCLRVAAQGNRIGRFQLEAAIQSVHSQRAWTGRTEWEEIALLYEGLVGIAPTIGAIVGRAAAVAEARGAEIGMALLEEVPAEAVKSYQPYWALSAHLFKRMQRFEEARAAYSRSIGLCMDPSIRAFLEKQAGEC; this is encoded by the coding sequence ATGCTCCAGTCCGTGCTTGGCCTTGACGCAGCCCGCATTGCTTCTGCCTTCGTTGTTAAGCCTGCAGCGATGGGGCAGCGCCTTACCCGCGCGAAAGCGAAACTGAAGAGCGACGACATTATATTCGACTTGCCCGGAAAGGACGAATGGCCTGAGCGCCTTGAAGCCGTGCTTGAAGCTGTCTATGCAGCCTATGGAAGCGGCTGGGATGATGTGGCCGGCGTAGATCCACGCCGGAAAGGAATGGCCGAAGAAGCGATTTTCATGGGAAGACTGATCTTACGGTTCATGCCGGGGGAACCGGAAGCGCTGGGATTGATGGCGCTTATGCTGCACTGCGAAGCACGCCGCCATGTGCGGCGCAATGAGGCAGGTGACTATGTTCCGATAACCGAACAGGATTATTCCCGTTGGTCAATCACGATGATCGAGGAAGCTGAGCATTGCCTTCGTGTTGCCGCGCAAGGGAACCGCATCGGGCGGTTCCAGCTTGAAGCGGCGATTCAATCCGTGCATTCCCAGCGTGCCTGGACTGGCCGAACGGAGTGGGAAGAGATCGCGTTGCTGTACGAGGGGCTCGTGGGTATCGCTCCAACGATCGGCGCAATCGTCGGCCGGGCGGCAGCCGTTGCTGAGGCTCGTGGGGCCGAAATCGGGATGGCGCTGCTGGAAGAAGTGCCGGCCGAAGCGGTCAAGAGCTATCAACCTTATTGGGCACTGAGCGCCCATTTGTTCAAGCGGATGCAGAGGTTCGAAGAAGCCCGTGCCGCATACAGCCGCTCCATCGGACTGTGCATGGATCCTTCCATTCGCGCGTTTCTGGAGAAGCAAGCTGGAGAATGTTAG
- a CDS encoding YciI family protein translates to MNYTLLMYETTEDFAKRIDPIHKEAYVASWTHYVTAMLDSGIVVSTAGLQSPETATTLSRRGGELLVQDGPITETKEQIGGLAIIDVPDLDTALEWAARCPGSSVEVRPNLYPISK, encoded by the coding sequence ATGAATTACACACTGCTAATGTATGAAACGACGGAGGATTTCGCCAAACGAATCGATCCGATTCACAAGGAGGCATATGTCGCAAGCTGGACCCATTATGTCACAGCGATGCTCGATTCCGGCATTGTGGTAAGCACCGCAGGTCTCCAGTCCCCGGAGACCGCGACCACACTTAGCCGCAGGGGTGGTGAATTGCTGGTTCAGGATGGCCCGATCACCGAAACCAAGGAGCAAATTGGTGGTTTGGCCATCATCGACGTGCCAGATTTAGACACCGCATTGGAATGGGCGGCACGTTGTCCCGGCAGCTCGGTTGAGGTCCGGCCTAACTTGTATCCGATTTCGAAATGA
- the map gene encoding type I methionyl aminopeptidase, with amino-acid sequence MTIGSQKDIDGLTEIGKIVALTISEMKRCARIGMTTKELDDIGERFLNNRGAVSAPKTTRNFPGNTCISINREIAHGIPGNRKIQPGDLINIDVSAELRGYFADSGHSFQMHPYNSSLTRLCNYTHNTMMKVISSLKHGVKLNEIGRIIQTEAEKGGYKVIKNLCSHGIGKSLHEAPEILPVYNKHDKRVLKEGMVITIEPFLSTGADYVVEQSDGWTLCLPDSGFAAQHEHTIIITKNQPLILTVA; translated from the coding sequence ATGACAATTGGTTCCCAGAAAGATATTGATGGTCTTACGGAAATCGGCAAAATCGTTGCGTTGACCATAAGTGAAATGAAACGTTGTGCGCGTATCGGAATGACTACTAAAGAATTGGATGATATCGGAGAACGGTTTTTAAATAACCGGGGGGCAGTGTCTGCTCCAAAAACAACCCGAAACTTTCCTGGCAATACGTGTATCAGCATTAATCGTGAAATTGCTCATGGAATACCGGGAAATCGAAAAATTCAGCCAGGCGACCTAATAAACATCGATGTTTCCGCTGAACTGCGGGGCTATTTTGCAGATTCGGGACACTCTTTTCAGATGCATCCATACAATTCTTCTTTAACGCGTCTCTGCAACTATACTCACAATACTATGATGAAGGTTATTTCTTCACTCAAACATGGTGTAAAACTGAACGAAATCGGCAGGATTATTCAAACCGAAGCTGAGAAAGGAGGCTATAAGGTTATAAAGAATTTGTGCAGTCACGGTATTGGGAAATCCCTACACGAGGCTCCCGAGATTCTACCTGTTTATAACAAGCACGATAAACGTGTATTGAAAGAGGGCATGGTCATTACTATTGAGCCTTTTTTATCAACAGGTGCGGATTATGTCGTTGAGCAGTCGGATGGGTGGACTTTATGTCTACCGGACAGCGGTTTTGCGGCACAACATGAGCACACCATAATTATTACAAAGAATCAACCCCTCATCTTGACTGTAGCCTAG
- a CDS encoding TetR/AcrR family transcriptional regulator, which yields MSKIKKKMSERGELSEVVAEKPARTLGRKRDHTRDDKILEAAIDILADASFDGMTMDMVAARAKAGKATVYRRWSSKAELVRDALAWMNRNHLELESLPDTGTLREDLLVLLKPQSITEEERKFRVLAGLGSFLQHPEFAEAGTAGIFEPWVVVNRELMSRAVGRGEIPAHADIEMACQVITSMASFRGLIQRKPFDKLFFTALIDGILLPALKNPQTASNIVDR from the coding sequence ATGAGTAAAATAAAAAAGAAAATGTCCGAGAGGGGCGAATTATCTGAGGTCGTGGCAGAAAAGCCTGCGCGAACATTAGGCCGCAAGCGAGATCACACGCGGGATGATAAAATCCTCGAGGCGGCAATCGACATCCTCGCCGATGCGAGTTTCGATGGTATGACAATGGACATGGTCGCGGCTCGAGCAAAGGCTGGGAAGGCGACGGTGTACCGCCGCTGGTCTTCCAAGGCGGAGTTAGTCCGAGACGCCTTGGCATGGATGAACCGAAATCATCTTGAGCTCGAAAGCTTGCCTGATACAGGAACCTTGCGCGAAGATCTCCTCGTGCTTTTGAAGCCGCAATCGATCACGGAAGAAGAGCGCAAATTTCGAGTCCTAGCGGGCCTAGGCTCCTTTTTGCAGCATCCGGAATTTGCCGAAGCAGGAACAGCCGGGATTTTCGAGCCATGGGTTGTCGTGAACCGCGAGCTTATGAGCCGAGCCGTCGGCCGCGGTGAAATTCCCGCTCACGCGGACATTGAGATGGCTTGCCAGGTCATTACTTCAATGGCTTCTTTTCGCGGACTCATCCAGCGCAAACCGTTCGACAAGCTTTTCTTCACAGCGCTAATCGACGGCATTCTGCTGCCTGCCCTCAAAAACCCGCAAACAGCTTCAAATATCGTGGACCGATGA
- a CDS encoding SDR family oxidoreductase produces MQDKPVALITGANKGIGLQIAKDLAEHGFTVLVGSRSLENGETASKSIGSDAHALQLDVTDQDSIVAAEERIRKEFGRLDVLVNNAGISHAGKPGDLFPSSGAASGLLTVASLEDIRAVYETNVFGVIAVTQAMLPLLREAPAARIVNMGSTGGSLSWNSIPENSHRAMFGAYSASKSAVHAVTLAFAFALESTNIKVNAACPGFTSTALNNFAGTRSVEQGAREAVRLAMIDADGPTGTFSDEDGPIAW; encoded by the coding sequence ATGCAGGACAAACCCGTAGCCTTGATCACCGGTGCCAATAAAGGAATAGGTTTACAAATTGCGAAGGATCTAGCGGAACACGGCTTCACCGTGCTCGTCGGATCACGCAGCCTCGAGAATGGAGAAACTGCCTCCAAAAGCATCGGATCGGATGCGCACGCTCTCCAGCTCGACGTTACAGATCAGGACTCCATCGTTGCTGCAGAAGAGCGTATTCGGAAAGAATTTGGTCGTCTCGATGTACTCGTGAACAATGCAGGCATCTCACACGCAGGTAAACCGGGCGATCTGTTTCCGAGCAGTGGCGCGGCGAGCGGTCTTTTGACCGTTGCTTCGCTCGAAGACATTCGTGCGGTTTATGAAACTAATGTTTTTGGTGTCATTGCTGTCACCCAGGCCATGTTGCCACTTTTGCGTGAGGCTCCGGCAGCACGCATCGTCAACATGGGCAGCACCGGCGGCTCCCTTAGCTGGAACTCCATTCCGGAAAACTCGCATCGTGCGATGTTTGGGGCCTATTCGGCGTCAAAATCGGCTGTTCATGCGGTGACACTTGCCTTTGCCTTTGCGCTTGAATCGACAAACATCAAGGTCAATGCGGCATGTCCAGGCTTTACATCGACTGCGCTCAATAATTTTGCTGGCACTCGTAGTGTTGAACAAGGGGCGCGTGAAGCGGTCCGGCTTGCGATGATTGATGCGGACGGTCCAACAGGAACGTTCTCAGATGAGGATGGACCCATCGCGTGGTAA
- a CDS encoding SDR family oxidoreductase, with translation MRVFVTGATGYIGSAVIRELIDAGHQVVGLVRSDNSAAKLKEAGAEVHRGDIDDLDSLRSGAAAADGIIHLAFNHDFSNFAGALTADLHAVEAMGAALEGSGKPFVITTHANGVAAENVALLLAERGVRTSIVELCPSVHGEGDTGFVPRLINIAKTKGFSAYVEEGTNRWPAVHRLDAAHLYRLALEKAPAGSRLNGVADEGVPFRDIASVIGKHLNVPVVSISREEADAHFGFLSTLAALDIPRSSVATQDLLGWRPVQPALIPDLEQSHYFNN, from the coding sequence ATGCGTGTTTTCGTAACAGGAGCAACAGGTTACATCGGTTCCGCTGTCATTCGCGAACTCATTGATGCGGGTCATCAGGTCGTCGGTCTTGTGCGCTCAGACAATAGCGCAGCGAAACTAAAAGAGGCCGGGGCCGAAGTGCACCGCGGCGACATCGACGATCTCGACAGCCTTCGTAGTGGTGCGGCTGCTGCGGATGGCATCATTCATCTGGCATTCAATCACGACTTCTCGAACTTCGCCGGGGCACTCACAGCAGATCTGCACGCCGTCGAAGCGATGGGAGCGGCGCTGGAAGGGTCCGGTAAGCCGTTCGTGATCACCACGCACGCCAATGGAGTGGCAGCGGAAAACGTAGCGTTATTGCTGGCTGAGCGCGGAGTGCGGACATCGATCGTAGAGCTTTGTCCTTCGGTACACGGTGAGGGTGACACAGGATTTGTGCCGAGACTGATCAACATTGCCAAAACGAAGGGCTTCTCAGCCTATGTGGAAGAGGGAACCAACCGCTGGCCGGCTGTGCACCGCCTTGACGCCGCACATCTATACCGCCTTGCGTTAGAAAAGGCACCCGCCGGTTCACGACTAAATGGGGTCGCAGATGAAGGGGTGCCATTTCGCGACATCGCAAGTGTTATCGGTAAACACCTGAACGTGCCTGTAGTCAGCATTTCACGTGAAGAGGCAGACGCCCACTTCGGCTTCCTCAGCACACTTGCAGCGCTCGATATCCCGAGATCAAGCGTTGCAACTCAGGACCTTCTGGGATGGCGGCCTGTGCAACCTGCACTGATCCCCGACCTCGAACAGTCTCACTACTTCAACAACTGA
- a CDS encoding beta-propeller fold lactonase family protein: MIFTRKAFALTLTIAISFGAASSAAAYPKKAPIQAPALPGAQPISDNDRVYTADQDSNTVTVVNPKTNTVLGTIPLGSVRMDTTMDVLGAMYHGEINVHGLGFSRDGRYLCVINVTTNSVYVFDTATNKILSTVYLGRAPHEGFFSPDGRELWVAERGMDTIAIVDWRQNRVVDHIVSEDGPSKILFSPDGKLAYVNHLRADALDVVDVAKRRIIQHVAIPTDAGGSSDMAVSPDGKEIWLGMPINGKTTTVVNAKTFKVEAVMDTGPRTNHPNFVTVNGINYAYVTVGDLNQTLVYRRSPNGGPPTLVTRINNSGGGPHGIWPSPDNTRIYVALQYADAMDVIDTKTMKVIHTLPIGQSPMALVYVARPDPGSSTGLSSQGLNQKNVYLTLDVQGTTGAGHAQVRAMPGIDEIIVDVRGLPANSKFTAYATNGQQTVALLTSTSNAMGAMAETMAFVHFFANNFNKIIIKPAAS, translated from the coding sequence ATGATTTTCACCCGCAAAGCATTTGCGCTCACGTTGACGATCGCGATTAGCTTCGGTGCGGCGTCTTCAGCCGCCGCCTATCCGAAAAAAGCGCCGATCCAAGCCCCGGCGCTGCCGGGCGCACAGCCCATCTCGGATAACGACCGCGTGTACACCGCCGACCAAGACTCCAACACGGTCACCGTCGTAAATCCGAAAACGAACACGGTGCTCGGCACGATTCCGCTCGGCAGCGTTCGTATGGACACGACCATGGATGTTCTGGGCGCGATGTATCACGGCGAAATCAACGTTCACGGCCTCGGGTTTTCCCGCGACGGACGCTACCTCTGCGTCATCAACGTGACAACCAACTCCGTGTACGTTTTCGATACCGCCACGAACAAAATTTTGAGCACCGTTTACTTGGGGAGAGCGCCGCATGAAGGCTTTTTCTCCCCCGACGGACGCGAACTGTGGGTTGCGGAACGCGGCATGGACACCATTGCAATCGTCGATTGGCGTCAAAATCGCGTCGTCGATCACATCGTATCGGAGGACGGGCCTTCGAAAATCTTGTTCAGCCCGGATGGCAAGTTAGCCTATGTCAACCACTTGCGCGCCGACGCGCTCGACGTCGTCGACGTGGCCAAACGCCGGATCATTCAGCACGTCGCGATTCCGACCGACGCCGGCGGATCCTCGGACATGGCCGTTTCCCCGGACGGCAAGGAAATTTGGCTCGGCATGCCGATCAACGGCAAAACGACTACGGTCGTAAACGCCAAAACGTTCAAAGTCGAAGCCGTAATGGACACGGGGCCGCGAACCAATCATCCGAACTTCGTCACGGTTAACGGCATTAATTATGCGTACGTTACGGTCGGCGACTTGAACCAGACGCTCGTTTACCGTCGTTCGCCAAACGGCGGCCCGCCGACGCTCGTGACGCGCATCAACAACTCCGGCGGGGGTCCGCATGGCATTTGGCCGAGTCCGGACAACACCCGCATTTACGTCGCATTGCAATATGCCGACGCGATGGACGTCATCGACACGAAAACGATGAAAGTCATCCATACGTTGCCGATCGGGCAATCCCCGATGGCGCTCGTCTACGTCGCCCGCCCCGATCCCGGCAGCAGCACGGGGCTCAGCTCGCAAGGCCTGAATCAGAAAAACGTGTACCTCACCCTTGACGTGCAGGGCACGACGGGAGCCGGACATGCCCAGGTACGCGCAATGCCGGGCATCGACGAAATCATCGTCGACGTTCGGGGCTTGCCCGCGAACTCCAAATTTACCGCGTACGCCACGAACGGCCAGCAAACGGTCGCGCTGCTGACGTCCACGAGCAACGCCATGGGCGCCATGGCCGAAACGATGGCCTTCGTCCACTTTTTCGCCAACAACTTTAACAAGATCATCATCAAACCGGCCGCGTCTTAA
- a CDS encoding IS110 family transposase, with translation MQSATKFIGLDVSKEKISVAIADAGRDLPRYYGAIPHTAAALRKLIKELGPASTLSFCYEAGPTGYETYRWIESMGASCTVIAPSLMPKRPGDHIKNDRRDAEQLARLFRAGELTPVYVPAREDEALRELVRTREAAKEDAHRARQRVLKFLLRHQIHPPVTVKRRWTKKYRIWLTQLTFEHDAMQIAFTEMLHALEEIEQRMGRIEKALLDQATVGAKASIIQVLQSLRGVALITAITIAAEIGSFARFRSPVQLMAYLGLVPREHSSGLSTRRGSMTKAGNSHLRRALVESAWSYRHRPAVKGDLAERLKGLPADVQLLSWKAQERLHKKYRHLVFGKNKHKNVAIGAVARELTGFIWAVARTVEKPNTN, from the coding sequence ATGCAGTCTGCCACAAAATTCATCGGTTTAGATGTTTCGAAAGAAAAAATTTCTGTTGCCATTGCGGATGCTGGGAGGGATCTTCCACGTTACTACGGTGCCATTCCCCACACGGCTGCAGCGTTGCGGAAGCTCATCAAGGAATTAGGACCGGCCAGTACGCTTTCATTTTGCTACGAAGCTGGCCCCACGGGTTACGAAACCTATCGATGGATTGAATCGATGGGGGCTAGTTGTACTGTCATCGCGCCGTCACTGATGCCGAAACGACCAGGGGATCATATCAAGAACGATCGTCGAGACGCCGAACAACTTGCTCGGCTTTTCCGGGCAGGTGAGCTGACACCAGTCTATGTACCTGCTCGGGAAGACGAAGCGCTGCGTGAGCTCGTCCGCACTCGCGAGGCTGCAAAGGAAGATGCGCACCGTGCTCGTCAGCGCGTACTCAAATTCTTGCTTCGTCACCAGATTCATCCTCCGGTTACCGTTAAACGTCGATGGACAAAAAAGTATCGCATCTGGCTCACCCAACTTACGTTTGAACATGACGCGATGCAAATCGCGTTTACCGAAATGCTTCATGCCCTTGAAGAGATTGAGCAGCGAATGGGGCGCATTGAAAAAGCGCTCCTCGATCAGGCTACAGTCGGTGCGAAGGCATCCATCATTCAGGTACTTCAATCCTTGCGCGGTGTGGCGCTCATTACGGCCATCACCATTGCCGCGGAAATCGGTTCGTTTGCGCGTTTCCGTTCGCCTGTTCAACTGATGGCGTACTTGGGATTGGTTCCTCGCGAGCATTCGTCTGGGCTGAGCACAAGACGAGGTTCCATGACCAAAGCAGGAAACAGCCATCTACGTCGAGCGTTGGTCGAATCGGCATGGAGCTACCGTCACCGTCCCGCTGTAAAAGGCGATCTTGCCGAACGACTGAAGGGATTACCTGCCGATGTACAACTGCTGTCCTGGAAGGCTCAAGAACGATTACACAAGAAATACCGCCATCTCGTTTTTGGAAAGAACAAGCATAAGAATGTCGCAATCGGTGCAGTCGCTCGAGAATTGACTGGATTCATATGGGCAGTCGCTCGCACTGTAGAAAAGCCGAACACCAACTAA
- a CDS encoding DUF1572 family protein, translating to MVDLTKNVLEDMNKQLDRIIKSLNLLDDEMIWKKMKDSMNSIGNLCLHLAGNEYQNLISAIGNKPFIRERSREFNSEGGISKDELSSLLLRTRSESASILSVLSEEDLKREVIIRYDLEDWNRMLLVNASEDETYEVRVISRLLVQVAAHYGYHAGQIVLLSKLMKDSNEHITGQYH from the coding sequence GTGGTAGACCTGACAAAGAACGTACTCGAAGACATGAACAAACAGCTCGATCGAATCATAAAGAGCTTAAACCTACTTGATGATGAAATGATTTGGAAAAAAATGAAGGATTCCATGAACAGCATTGGGAACCTTTGCTTACATTTAGCAGGAAACGAGTATCAGAACCTCATAAGTGCAATCGGAAATAAACCTTTCATTCGAGAACGCTCTCGAGAATTTAATTCTGAAGGTGGCATATCGAAGGATGAATTGAGTAGTCTTCTTTTGAGAACACGGTCCGAATCGGCAAGTATATTATCAGTTTTGTCCGAGGAGGATCTAAAAAGGGAAGTCATAATTCGCTATGATTTGGAAGATTGGAACAGAATGCTTCTTGTTAACGCTTCAGAAGATGAAACCTATGAAGTGAGAGTAATCAGCCGGCTACTTGTTCAGGTTGCGGCACACTACGGATATCATGCTGGGCAAATTGTGCTACTTTCCAAATTAATGAAAGATTCGAATGAACACATAACAGGACAGTATCATTGA
- a CDS encoding YolD-like family protein, with the protein MARVKVSKRPTRDEFVLEEIGNQLTEAKRESSEILLTVWGWEEPVRGQIVEMDSRTGKVHVQRSEETVKVPFMDIMRVDYPRD; encoded by the coding sequence GTGGCAAGAGTGAAAGTATCAAAGCGACCAACGAGGGATGAATTTGTTTTAGAGGAGATCGGAAACCAACTAACGGAAGCTAAACGGGAAAGTTCTGAAATTTTGCTGACGGTCTGGGGATGGGAGGAACCGGTACGCGGACAAATTGTGGAGATGGATTCAAGAACCGGAAAAGTCCATGTCCAGCGGTCCGAAGAGACTGTAAAAGTACCCTTTATGGATATAATGAGAGTAGATTATCCACGGGATTAG